A region from the Streptomyces lydicus genome encodes:
- a CDS encoding nucleoside hydrolase has protein sequence MARKIILDCDPGHDDAIAMLLAHGNPDVELVAVTTVVGNQTLEKVTRNALSVARIAGITGVPFAAGCPRPLVRAIETAADIHGETGLDGPDLPEPGFELDRRHAVDLIIDTVMSHEPGEITIVPTAGLTNIALAVRKEPRIAERVREVVLMGGGYHEGNWSAVAEFNIAIDPEAAHIVFNERWPVTMVGLDLTHQALATPAVEEKIAAVGTAPARFVLELLDFFREAYRENQGFDHPPVHDPCAVAYVIDPDVMTVRKAPVDIELRGALTVGMTVTDFRAPAPEDCTTQVAVKLDHERFWNLVVDALERIGDVPA, from the coding sequence TTGGCCAGAAAGATCATCCTCGACTGCGACCCGGGGCATGACGATGCGATCGCCATGCTCCTGGCACATGGCAATCCCGACGTCGAGCTGGTCGCCGTGACGACCGTGGTGGGGAACCAGACGCTGGAGAAGGTGACCCGCAACGCCCTGTCCGTGGCACGCATCGCCGGGATCACGGGCGTGCCCTTTGCCGCCGGCTGCCCGCGCCCGCTGGTGCGGGCCATCGAGACGGCGGCGGACATCCACGGCGAGACCGGTCTCGACGGGCCGGACCTGCCCGAGCCGGGCTTCGAGCTGGACCGCCGGCATGCGGTGGACCTGATCATCGACACGGTGATGTCCCACGAGCCCGGCGAGATCACCATCGTCCCGACCGCGGGCCTGACGAACATCGCCCTGGCCGTACGCAAGGAGCCGCGGATCGCCGAGCGGGTCCGCGAGGTCGTCCTGATGGGCGGCGGCTACCACGAGGGCAACTGGAGCGCGGTCGCCGAGTTCAACATCGCCATCGACCCCGAGGCCGCGCACATCGTCTTCAACGAGCGCTGGCCGGTGACCATGGTCGGCCTCGATCTGACGCATCAGGCGCTGGCCACCCCGGCCGTCGAGGAGAAGATCGCCGCCGTCGGCACGGCGCCTGCCCGCTTCGTCCTGGAGCTGCTGGACTTCTTCCGCGAGGCCTACCGCGAGAACCAGGGCTTCGACCACCCGCCGGTGCACGACCCGTGCGCGGTCGCCTATGTCATCGACCCGGACGTGATGACCGTACGCAAGGCGCCGGTGGACATCGAGCTGCGCGGCGCGCTGACGGTCGGGATGACCGTGACGGACTTCCGTGCGCCCGCCCCGGAGGACTGCACCACCCAGGTCGCGGTGAAGCTCGACCACGAGCGGTTCTGGAACCTCGTCGTGGACGCGCTCGAGCGGATCGGTGACGTCCCGGCATGA
- a CDS encoding MFS transporter, whose translation MNVSTSRRPVEATDGGGSGVRIGVLVAALLAACFAFQLNASMLSPALKNIEDSLGATSAEIGLTQTAFFTSAALFSLFLPRLGDVIGRRRVLAGMLGLMVAGCVVAALATSVPMLFAGRVIQGVSGPVVPLCLIMLRVEVKEPKRYGTLLGVITAVNGGIAGVDSLAGGYLADRHGFGSVFWAMAAVAALATVLVATLTPESKAPAATRMDWPGVALLVVSVGSLLIALNEAGKLAAADWPLIAVLLVLSAAAFALFWRTENRSGHPLVATRHLKQRATWATLLTTVLTMTGVFAVMNGLIPAFAQDTQAGLGMSAEASAWWTLSPYALAGLAMGPLAGRLAATFGYGRILRCGLIGSVATVVLMLLTMHSHSQVLLLVTSVLVGIAYAGVANIVLNGLGIVLSPAENPGFLPGLNAGAFNLGAGLSFALLYAVKTAATPADPSSPGGYTAGMIAGVVILAAAIATSFLIPKPVAAEAQD comes from the coding sequence ATGAACGTTTCCACCTCCCGACGCCCCGTCGAGGCGACGGACGGCGGCGGGTCCGGCGTCCGGATAGGTGTCCTGGTCGCGGCGCTGCTCGCGGCCTGCTTCGCCTTCCAGCTCAACGCCAGCATGCTCAGCCCCGCGCTGAAGAACATCGAGGACTCCCTCGGCGCCACGTCCGCCGAGATCGGCCTCACCCAGACCGCGTTCTTCACCTCGGCGGCGCTGTTCTCCCTGTTCCTCCCGCGGCTGGGCGATGTCATCGGCCGGCGCCGGGTGCTGGCCGGCATGCTCGGCCTGATGGTCGCCGGATGTGTGGTCGCCGCGCTGGCGACCAGCGTGCCGATGCTGTTCGCCGGGCGTGTCATCCAGGGTGTCAGTGGTCCGGTCGTCCCGTTGTGCCTGATCATGCTGCGGGTCGAGGTGAAGGAGCCGAAGCGGTACGGCACCCTGCTCGGCGTGATCACCGCCGTCAACGGCGGTATCGCCGGTGTCGACTCCCTCGCGGGCGGCTACCTCGCCGACCGGCACGGCTTCGGGTCGGTCTTCTGGGCGATGGCGGCCGTCGCGGCCCTGGCCACCGTGCTGGTCGCGACCCTGACGCCCGAGTCGAAGGCGCCGGCGGCGACCCGTATGGACTGGCCCGGGGTGGCACTGCTCGTCGTCTCCGTGGGCTCGCTGCTGATCGCGCTCAACGAGGCGGGCAAGCTGGCCGCCGCCGACTGGCCGCTGATCGCCGTCCTTCTCGTGCTGTCCGCGGCCGCCTTCGCACTGTTCTGGCGGACCGAGAACCGCAGCGGGCACCCGCTGGTCGCCACCCGGCACCTCAAGCAGCGCGCGACCTGGGCGACCCTGCTGACCACCGTGCTCACCATGACCGGTGTGTTCGCCGTGATGAACGGGCTGATCCCGGCCTTCGCCCAGGACACCCAGGCCGGGCTCGGGATGAGCGCCGAGGCCTCCGCGTGGTGGACGCTGTCGCCGTACGCGCTCGCCGGACTGGCCATGGGCCCGCTGGCCGGCCGCCTCGCCGCCACCTTCGGCTACGGCCGCATCCTGCGGTGCGGGCTGATCGGGTCGGTGGCGACGGTCGTGCTGATGCTGCTCACCATGCACAGCCATTCGCAGGTCCTGCTGCTGGTGACGTCCGTCCTGGTGGGCATCGCCTACGCGGGCGTGGCGAACATCGTCCTCAACGGGCTGGGGATCGTCCTCTCCCCCGCCGAGAACCCGGGCTTCCTGCCGGGCCTCAACGCGGGCGCGTTCAACCTCGGGGCGGGGCTCAGCTTTGCGCTCCTCTACGCGGTCAAGACCGCGGCCACCCCGGCGGACCCGTCGTCCCCCGGCGGCTACACCGCGGGCATGATCGCGGGCGTGGTCATCCTCGCCGCGGCCATTGCGACGTCCTTCCTGATCCCGAAGCCGGTGGCCGCCGAAGCCCAGGACTGA